ttgaaatttttgagaTGTTTGTTGTGTTGTGTGGCCTAAAGATGGAGAATTATAGGGCTGACAGCTACACATATTATTGTATTCAACGTTGCTTGTCTGTTGTcaatatgctttttttttttctttttttttctgttacctGTTTGTTTGTACTGGTTCTGACTGTTAATGATGTTCAATCAGATCTTGAcgtttgttttcatatttcttttttgTGATGAAAATGTGACAGATTTATCTTAGTTTAAGTGTTGTTGTGTTTGCTGCATATGTTTTGACTGCATCCGTTTTTCTTCTTTCAGGAAAATGTGAAAACTAAGCATCCTCAGTtgctttatgaatcaaaattgtATAAAGTATTACAGGGAGGAAGTAAGGATCTAGTTTTGTAACTTGTTTACATTTGCAGTTTGTGATTTCTGCTTTCTTATCTAGAGACGTTGCTTTCTTTTCCTTTATTCTAGCCGGTGTTCCAAACGTTAAATGGTATGGTACTGAAGGGGACTATAACGTCCTTGTGATAGACTTGCTGGGGCCTAGCCTTGAAGATCTATTCAACTTCTGTAGTAGGAAACTCTCACTTAAGACTGTACTGATGCTTGCAGATCAAATGGTAGGATACCTTGTATAGCCTGAAAACAGTTTCCTATATTCAATAGGGGTATTGCCAAAATACTTAGGATATTTTTTCCCCTTTTTTCAGATCAATCGCATTGAATTTGTTCATCAGAAGTCATTTCTACACCGGGACATCAAGCCTGACAACTTTCTGATGGGTCTCGGAAGGCGCGCAAATCAGGTAGCGATGAAATGGGTTGTTTGTACGCTTTTTACTCTTCTTAACTATCTGCTAAACGAAGTGTTGGCCGAATACAGGTATATGTCATCGACTTTGGTCTGGCAAAGAAGTATCGAGACTCAAATAATCAGCATATTCCGTACAGGTTGGCCACAGCCCTGTGATTTTCCTTGTCGAGAATGTGCTTTTGTTACTGGATTACAAGAATACTGATTCGAGTTAGTGTGAgagtttacttttattttctacTACACTGTGTTCTCTGACTTAAGGTTCTTCTATGTTATACATCACTATGAAAGGGTGGAATCTTCGTATATGCTTATAATAGGAACTGCAGTGTGgttatttaagtattttctaCAGTCTGGATGTACTTTACCTGTTAGCTGCTATCTAGAAAATGACCCTAGTATTTTTCCTTGGTTTTGAGTATTATGGCTGCCTCGTTCTTGTTTCAGTGGGCATGAATGTTTATAGACAAGAACATTTTCAATGTTCATTATGAATGTTAATTGGTATGCATTACTATATGAGAGAATCATTTGTTGCTTGGTAATTGGTATCATACTTGCCGTTTTAGTATTTTGCATAGCCTCATAAATATTTAGTATAATTTTCCAGTATTTGTGAAGCTGCATTAGTATATGAGAGAATCATTTGTTGCAATGCTACGAAGTAGAAACACTTTCGATGATTGCAGTATATGATGTGTATCAGCTTAGCAACTACAATCTTAATATCTTGTGTATCGCAGGGAAAACAAAAACTTGACTGGAACGGCTAGATACGCCAGCATGAACACTCACCTTGGCATAGGTACACAAGTTCATTTAGTTTCCAACtttcttattatttaaaaaCGTAGTTGTGAATAGCAAATGGTCGTTTATATCACAGAACAAAGTCGTAGAGATGATTTGGAGTCACTTGGATTTGTTCTCATGTACTTCTTAAAAGGAAGGCAAGAACTGCTCCTACCTTCAATGTTGGCATGCTTCCGTTGGTTATTAAAGGACTGTCTTTAACTTACTTACCCAATTAAATGCAGTCTTCCTTGGCAAGGACTGAAAGCTGGCAATAAGAAGCAAAAGTATGAGAGAATCAGTGAAAAGAAAGTATCGACATCTATTGAGGTATCATTATCACCCATTACCTGTGTTGGTCATACTTGTTGTCTAATACTGATAGATATTCTTTTCTTATGTTAGTCTTTGTGTCGAGGATATCCATCTGAATTCGCTTCTTACTTCCATTACTGCCGCTCCCTGAGATTTGACGACAAGCCAGACTATGCCTACCTGAAGCGACTTTTCCGTGACCTGTTTATTCGCGAAGGTCTGTCCCATCATCACTTTATATGAAGCAAAATATAACTTTAACCAATCAAGTAACATGTTGATTTATATATGCGTTGTCCTCTGCTCATATTTTAGGCTTCcagtttgattatgtatttgaTTGGACAATCTTGAAGTATCAGCAATCACAGATTTCTGCTCCGCCTCCCCGTCCCCACGTAAGAGTCAtggctttttctttttatttttcatatatcatCTTTCTACTTCATTCTGCTGATGAACATAGCTTTCTTGCAGGGCGCTGGAGTTGGTCCTAGCTCTGGCTTACCCCCTGCTATCGCTAGTGCTGAGAGACCATCAGGTTGTTCCACGTGTCTTGATTTTTCATTAGTTTCTTTCCATGTATGATAAGGCATTTCACTACAGGGACATGACTTCTATCCATTTGATATGTTCTTTGGTTCAACTGCAGGTGGCGAGGAAGTTAGACCTTCTGGTTGGTTATTAGGGAACCCTAGACGAAGTTCTGGACATATTTTTAACTCAGGAAGCTCTGCTAAACAAAAGGCTCCAGTTTCAAGTGATCCTGCAATATCTAAAGATGTAGTGGTGAGTACATAAAGTTTCTCCAGGTCAGAGGTATCCATTTAAGTCGAGCTCTATACACAAGGATTGCAtctgaattttatttatttttcctgaAAGTTTGTAGTATCCTGTTGTCATGATCCATTGTATTATTGTTCGTTGTATAAATGGTAACTGAGTTGTCTTGCTTGTGACAGTTATCAAGCTCTAGCTTTCTCCGTGCAACTGGATCATCAAGACGTGCTACTGTCTCCAGTAGTCGCGAGCCTGCAGTTCCTGGAACTGACTCTGAGCCATCGAAACCTCAAAACATTGAAGCTGGATCAAGCTCCAACCCAAAGATCCATGGTGGTCGAAGCTCACCTATCGTCTCATCTGATAACAACAAGCTATCATCTCCCTCAAGGGGGAATACTTCAGTGATGAAGAACTATGAGTCCAACCTTAAAGGGATCGAGAGTCTGCATTTTTAGTCTCTGCTGGGGATCACTGAACCAGTGAATGATCGTTGAACTCCCCCGGGACAGAGTGtaaattaaaagacaaaagaaaaccTTTGTTAGGCTCTCTCCCCATGTATTACGTGCATTTGTGTTTACGGGGAGATATAAGCACTCTCAAATAACAAAGATAAAGAAAGACTCTGAAGAAGTGATTCCAGAGAAACACAAACTCAAAGAGGATGAGATCAAGGAGACTAAAGACTTGAAACACTCTTTAAGTCCtcatttgttattttcttaatgTCTGTTTGTATTTGTGTCGTTTGGTATTGCAAAGTTAAAATTCTTTCGTGTCTCAAAGAGATTTGAAGTGTCAGGCACAAAAGAAgggtttttcttatattttcatcTACTCGTGTTTACAGCATATTGCGAGGGTAAATGGGTCATTCTGTGGGTAAATAGTGAAAGATGTACGTAAGCAATAATTGTACTGTTTTCCCTTGCAGAATTTTCTTACGTCTTGTCAAGTTCCATCCTGAGAGGGCCTGAGAGTTGCATTTTACATTGTGAATGCAATTAAAATCCTTAAATCATGGTAACTATCAATTTATCATGGCTTATATGATTCAgcctaaatattttattgttacaAACAACCATAATATCCAGTTACTAACATCAATATTTGGCTGATAAACGAGCAGAAAGAGACAATAGAAGAGTAGTTGAGAAGATTTTGTAGTTGAATCATGAAAGAGGTAAAGACCTgatgaaaagaaaaagacaacacagagatttattaaacaatgAACCTACCACTTGCTTGCCTTGTGTCTCTCGCTCTTATTTTAAACATGATTATTGCGTGATTAAGATAAGTTTCTGAAATCAGATATCGTACGTGATTACTACTCTTTTCCTTGTGCTGCATATCTTTTACCTTATCACCACAAACCATAGACAGCATTTGAACAAGTCTCCTTGAACCATTTGAAGCTCTTTTTCATAGACCCCTTCACCTTCCCTTCAACACCATACACATTATAACCAGCCACTCTCTTTTTCCTCTGAATCTCTGCCTCACACAAACCCTTGTACCCTTTCTTCGCCTTACTAGCTCTTCTCTTCGATTTACTGTTGGGACTGTCTCTGTCTCTCACCGTCGTTGGATTCTTGTATGGACTATAAGTTGATGCGCTGTAAGATCTCATCATCACTGGTGGCAGCTGGTTTGTTGGGCTTGGTGCTGCTTCTCCATTACTAGTTAAGCAATGGTACTTGTTGGTGATGCTGCTTCTTCTTCCTGTGATCTCTTCTCTGCATGACTTGGATCTGAACATCTCTTCACTTGCAACAACCTCAAGAAACTGTCTCTCCTGCTTTtaggaagaaagaaaaggagaGTTGATTTTTGGCTTCTATCACCAACCTCTTTCTCTTCTGCTTTTTTGTCTCTTGTaaacttttaacatttttggctaatatgtattatatagaACATAAAGTATaattaaattcattttttgTCTAGTGATTACAGTTTACAACCTCAACATCTGTGAACGAAGGTTCCTGGTCATTGGTTAGATGAGATAAGTTTTTGTCGTTTACTAATTTAACTATATTAGAGATTAATTACTAGATTACCTCGTATGTTTTTATTCTTCCTAAGAAAATTTTGTAAGATCTCATGTCCTTTTTGCATTAACACATGGCCTCTGCTTCTTACTTCATGAGTTCAAGAGAGTTTTTGGGGCTCGTACCATTTCCAAACAGTTATACAATTTGTAATTTACTTTGGCCAAACTAAAtcaacaaaatttaaacaaGAATTTGATTTGCATGTTTCACAAGAAAGAGAGCAAAACATCATTAATGTCAATAGACCAAAtgcaaaacaaaaactaaacagTTGTGGAAGCTTATTAGTCCAATGATTTGACTAAATGTTTACTCTATATCAAGTGTCCAGAGAATGCAATGCAAGTTGAGCCAATCAATATACATGATTTGCTCAGATTTATTATGTAATAATTCTCATGATTAGTAAAGgtaataaattattgttagaagCTTGATCCAACCATCTATAACAATTATCTATGAAATGGTGAAATACTAGAGAAATAAGTAAACCTTCCAGTCTGAGACTATCCTTGTGAGTCAAGTTAGCAAAGAAGTCATAACATTAAACCGAAAATCTTAAAGTgccaacaaaacaaaagaagtcATGAGATGAGTTTTCATctcattttaccaaaaaaggagggtaaaaaaagaaagaaattaccAAGCCGCCgcaacagtaaaaaaaaaaaaaaaaaaaagactcagAGAAGATCAGCAACATTGTTAGGCAACTCCTCAACAACCACATTGTAAAACTTCTGAATATCAGACATCATCCTCTCATCCTCCGTCGTCATAAAGTTAATCGCCACTCCCTTCCTCCCAAACCTCCCACTCCTCCCGATACGGTGAAGGTAATTCTCCGGCTGCGTCGGCAGGTCAAAGTTAATCACCAGAGACACTTGCTGAACATCGATACCACGCGCAAGAAGATCAGTGGTGATCAGCACACGCGAAGATCCCGACCTGAACTCTCTCATGATGATGTCTCTCGTGTTCTGATCCATATCTCCATGCGTCGCCGACACCGTATGGTCACGGCTCCTCATTTTATCAGTCAACCAATCAACCTTACGCCTAGTGTTCACAAAGATAACACTCTGCGTAATAGCCAGCGTCTCGTAGAGATCACACAGCGTCTCGAGCTTCCACTCTTCTTTGTCAACGTTGACGTAAAACTGCTTGATACCTTCGAGAGTCAGCTCGTCGCGCTTGACGAGAATCCTCACCGGTTTGCTCATAAACTTCCTCGTGATCTCCAACGCTTCAGGCGGCATGGTGGCTGAGAAGACGCCGACCTGGACTTTCGAAGGGAGAAGCTGGAAGATGTCGTAGATCTGATCCTTGAAGCCGCGAGAGAGCATCTCGTCGGCTTCGTCGAGAACAAACATCTTGATGGCGTCCGCGCGGAGAGACTGCCTGCGAAGCATGTCGAAGACGCGACCAGGTGTGCCGACGACGACGTGGACACCAGACTGGAGAATGCGCTGGTCCTCGCGGACGCTCGTCCCGCCGACGCAGGCGTGGACCTTGACGCCGAGGTAGTCGCCGAGTGCCCTCATGACTTTCTCGATCTGCTGGGCGAGTTCTCTGGTGGGGGCTAGAACGAGGGCTTGGCATTGGACGAGAGTGTAGTCGAGCTGCTGGAGGACGCCGGAGCAGAAGGTGGCGGTTTTGCCGGTTCCGGATTGGGCTTGCTGGATCACGTCGAGGCCCTTGCAGAATGGGATGATTCCTCTCTGCTGAATAGCAGAAGGCTTCTCAAAACCTGGTACGTGGACAACCATGATTAAATGGTCTTACGATGACTTGTCAACAGtagataaaatatatagatagaATGTGTTATGTAACGTACCATAGGCGTAGATACCCCGGAGAAGGTCAGACCTGAGTTCCATGGTATCAAAGCTATCGCAGACTTCGTCATAGGTGGTGTAGAAAGTTTCCTGTCCTTCCTCACCGAGTCTGCAGAACATCATACAACTTAGTAGCGATTTGGTTATATTGGTGATTCAGAGATTTCGATAGTAGATGAGAGAGAACTTACATGGCGTTCATCTTGGTATCAAACTGGCGAGGATCATATTGAGTTCCTTCAGATGCCATTCCTGCCATGACTTTAGAAACAAAAACCACATtgtaaagaaaacaaattttaacatCAAAAGACATTCAATTTATAATCAAACTCTCTTGTCTTATTAGATCTAAAATCAAGCAGAATCAAAAATCAAACTGGCACTATCAAAGGAATCAACGAAACCAAAAAACAGAACAAGTCTCACTGATGAATCTACAATGTACAACAATAGCCTAAACCTATTGTATCAAATAAGGCACAATGAGAAtccaaaaacataaatcatataAAAGGTAAATAGAGAGAGATTCAAACAAACCTGTTATTAGCAAATTCAagacgtgagagagagagacgaaagattcaaacaaaaaaaaactcctcGGATCTGCGCCGTGGAGttgattgaagaagaagaaaaactgttGAAGATTACTGCTTTATATATACCTCCTCCGTTTTTCCTCTTTTAATTACCTTTTTAATTAATCTTTTAGGTTTACTTAGCAGGAAAAGGAAAACAGAAcattaatatcttttttttcccATTTTACCCTTCTAACTgttcatctatattattaaaagagatttacccatttgaaaatgtttttacctcattaattaaactccctatttttttgcttgtctttttcagttgcatttatgaaagatcctaaaacgaataaaactgcatgatttattacttgtcttttcagttacattaatgaaatatgcttaaatgaatttaaacttcctattttattgtttgtctttttcagttaccttaatgaaatatctttaaataaatttagacataatgtcatttaatcaacaaaaaaaactcatgagttgtCTTTAcgtgtataattttaataacggagatttaaaaaaatgttcatcattaaaatgttacctaaaacatacaacactaatatataacatgcatcaataaaactagaatttgactcacacaattatacggatattattttcagttgattaaattaaaaaatatttatttattcaaaaaatatttaagaacggctatgtttttaaaaattatatggtattatttgctcataactcatttgtcatttgctaaatttttagaaataaaattttagcataatataacccagttgtcatttgctaaatttatggtttttatttatattttttttattatttaattataatattttcattttatatttgaaagagaaatgaattttctttcaaacaatatttttgtaaatgtatttttttaaaaataatcaatttaaattgttattatcattgaatataattatttttgacataatttaaattttcgtttacatcaaaacttatcatattttaggataattttaatttaaaatgtaattttcatatttttcaaaaaaattctaaaaatattttttaaatattttgttataattttttaaaaaatatttgagttgcatttcaaataaaaaggtaaagatattaaaaatattctaattaaaatatgtaaaatttaatatagttttaaggaaatggtcaaataaaaaaaattatacataaaaaaaatcatgatttttgttaactggacggatcattatttatatgatatcgcaaacgaaagaaaaatttatgtttttacaattatctaattaactatgtatactcatttttttatatttttttatatgatattacacattcgtaaaaaaatatgtagtttaatatgcaaaaaaaaatatttacttaatgaatataatatgaatgaattttacaaatacatcatttaataaaataaataattaaaaactaaaaattcatatccgcgctggcgcgcggatcaGGATCTAGTATAGTATTATAGTACCACCGTGTCTgtctctctgtttcttttcaCACATTAGTTGGGTCCCACTTAGACATTATtcgaataagaaaatattacacCATAGGgcagttttaagttttaataacACTATAAGACAGTTTTTGCTACTAAAACAGTTTTTCTAACCAAAAATCATTTTCTACCtatatactaattaaataaGCTAACCAACCATAAAATTAACCAACTAAACTTTTAAAAGGCACGTGGGTTCTAGcatatttctctctctcttttcgattttaCTCTGACATTCTCTTTTTAAAATCTCATACGAGatgctttttattttttcaagtaGCTTCACATCTATGTCACTAATCGACAACCCAACAACGGCGTTCGATTAGGTGAAATGGCAGCGAACAATACTAAGAGGCATACAATTTGCAGGGAAGAAAACCCAACAAAAATAAGAGTAAATTGTTGTCGAAGACACGAACATTGATGAATTTGAGTTCTGGATTCAAAAACTGTGAAACCCTAGATGATGAAAGCTAAAGAAAAATTGATTCTTTTGGTGTTTGCAGTTGACGGGTCAAAAACGAGTTACAGTCCGAGAGCTCCaattctcctcctcctctatGTCCTCAGATCCTCCGTCCAAGATGCCAATGAGCTAAAAATTCCCAATTTCTGCAAAATTCGTAACCCGAAGGAACTTGGGAAGAAGATGACATAATTACGATTATGCCATtaatgaattaattattttaaaaaatcgcATACACGTAGACGTAGAGATGTGTACATATGTACATTCTAAGTGTACATGTTTATTAATGGTAATGTCTTCGAACTATGTTTTCAAACTATGTTTATTTAACTTGTGTAGATGGGATGAAGGTGAAACCGACATAGATGAGTTCTCATCTTATGATGATATGCTTGCTGCACAAGATTTCACTCAACGATACAAGTTAAGAAGGCCAGAGAATATGTATTTCCAAGCTTATCGTTTTAAAAAACCTATTAGGTGTACAAGTGAACTAATGTACATGTAAGGTTTTGGGAATTTATGTACACGTGGACAGTGATAAGTATGTGTACATGTTTGATAATTATGTGTACATGTTtgcaagttttgtttttttgtacaCATGTATGCCACAATTTCtattgtacacatgtacactcaTGGATGTgcacaatttttttattgtcgACATATGAGATTATGATAGAGAtacgaaattttatatattttttaaaaaatctttttattattgAAAGGTCGGGTAATCATTGGCCCATCAATTCTAAAGTGTACATTTTTACCATACCTACAAAAAGATTTCTATGTCATACgtccaagtttttttttctacacaTGTACGCCACCATTTATATTGTACATATGTAGACTCACGGAtgtgcataattttttttgttgtggacATATGAAATTATGATTGCGAAAGGTAGTACtgtaattttatatatcttaTTCTTCTTCGACACTCTCTTTCTACAAAATTTACCGCCATTTTTGTTTTCAGACATAAATCACCATTTTTGGGATGATTTGCTTTGATTCAACCTCGTTTCTTTATTATTACCATTCAAATATGATAGATATTTGATATAACAACTGATTTTGACTCAAATCACCATAACATAGATGTTTTTTAACTGACTTTGTGGCTGAGTGTACTAAACTCGCGGTGGCGGCGAAATCATGATATTCCAGTCTTGGTGGTCAGAAATAGTTTATGATCAAATGAAGGACGACGAAAatgctaataaaaaaaaaaatccgaaaaagcaaaccaaaaaaaattcactgtTTTCTACGTTTTCTAGGTttcaacattttaaaaaatttaaaacaaaagcaaaaaaaaaaagattcttgtTGTTACGCTTAGTTAGCGGCACATATAACGAAAAGCTAACTAGATCTATAAAGGTGACACAAAAAGAGCTCATGGTTACACTTTTCCAAGGCCAAAAATGTCTTTAACCACCAAAAACTACGTTAGTAGCAGAAACTGTTCTTTTGTgtaataaaaagtcaaaaactGACTCATAGCGTAAATCACTCTTAGAATAATTTACTTTGCATCCCAAAAATAGTAAACTCTAttcgaaaaaaaagaaattcataAGCAAAAGGAATCTCTCACTAGTAATAATATGTTGATGTAAGAGAGGCCTCTGAAATTTACTCACAAAAAAAGAGTCACGCCTCGTAAAATtgactcttcttttttttttatcaacaactAAACCAACGACTTAGACGTCCGTAGCTCGTCTACCACCTAAAGAAAGTCTTCAAGTCTGGTCTGAAGAGAGTGTAATCAACCTAAAGGATGAATGGAGACACTGATATGCCCCTATAGACTCAAGCCAAGACCACAACCTCGTCACGACAacctacaaaacaaacatatcaaaaaaaaaattagcttgCTTCTCTTCTCATGTGAATGGAAAAAAATGGAGCAAGTCTCGGTTTTTTACATTGTTTATGCATCTCTTTAGCTAACTCCAGCATAAGTTCGGTTTCATCTGCAAGCTTAGTCGTCTTCTCCAACTCTTCCACTGCTGCTTTGGCGACGTTTATTTTATTCTCTGCCTCTACAACTTTACATGCGGCGGTTATTGCAGCTTCGTCGATCATCTCTTGTGAAACCGAAGGGGGTTGATTGATGTATGATTGCCGGGGTTTTACGTTTGTCTCCATTGGTTTTGGGGTTGGGGCAGGTGTTGTTCTAGTTGTTGTTTCTGATCCATCTGGTAGCTTGTAGAAGTTCAGTAACTGTTGAGAGTTGGAATATAAACAAGACACAGAttaaaagaaagatgaagaaacaTG
This Brassica napus cultivar Da-Ae chromosome C6, Da-Ae, whole genome shotgun sequence DNA region includes the following protein-coding sequences:
- the LOC106405668 gene encoding eukaryotic initiation factor 4A-3, which gives rise to MAGMASEGTQYDPRQFDTKMNAILGEEGQETFYTTYDEVCDSFDTMELRSDLLRGIYAYGFEKPSAIQQRGIIPFCKGLDVIQQAQSGTGKTATFCSGVLQQLDYTLVQCQALVLAPTRELAQQIEKVMRALGDYLGVKVHACVGGTSVREDQRILQSGVHVVVGTPGRVFDMLRRQSLRADAIKMFVLDEADEMLSRGFKDQIYDIFQLLPSKVQVGVFSATMPPEALEITRKFMSKPVRILVKRDELTLEGIKQFYVNVDKEEWKLETLCDLYETLAITQSVIFVNTRRKVDWLTDKMRSRDHTVSATHGDMDQNTRDIIMREFRSGSSRVLITTDLLARGIDVQQVSLVINFDLPTQPENYLHRIGRSGRFGRKGVAINFMTTEDERMMSDIQKFYNVVVEELPNNVADLL
- the LOC106405667 gene encoding casein kinase 1-like protein 2 isoform X1, encoding MEPRVGNKFRLGRKIGSGSFGEIYLGTNIQTNEEVAIKLENVKTKHPQLLYESKLYKVLQGGTGVPNVKWYGTEGDYNVLVIDLLGPSLEDLFNFCSRKLSLKTVLMLADQMINRIEFVHQKSFLHRDIKPDNFLMGLGRRANQVYVIDFGLAKKYRDSNNQHIPYRENKNLTGTARYASMNTHLGIEQSRRDDLESLGFVLMYFLKGSLPWQGLKAGNKKQKYERISEKKVSTSIESLCRGYPSEFASYFHYCRSLRFDDKPDYAYLKRLFRDLFIREGFQFDYVFDWTILKYQQSQISAPPPRPHGAGVGPSSGLPPAIASAERPSGGEEVRPSGWLLGNPRRSSGHIFNSGSSAKQKAPVSSDPAISKDVVLSSSSFLRATGSSRRATVSSSREPAVPGTDSEPSKPQNIEAGSSSNPKIHGGRSSPIVSSDNNKLSSPSRGNTSVMKNYESNLKGIESLHF
- the LOC106405667 gene encoding casein kinase 1-like protein 2 isoform X2; this encodes MEPRVGNKFRLGRKIGSGSFGEIYLGTNIQTNEEVAIKLENVKTKHPQLLYESKLYKVLQGGTGVPNVKWYGTEGDYNVLVIDLLGPSLEDLFNFCSRKLSLKTVLMLADQMINRIEFVHQKSFLHRDIKPDNFLMGLGRRANQVYVIDFGLAKKYRDSNNQHIPYRENKNLTGTARYASMNTHLGIEQSRRDDLESLGFVLMYFLKGSLPWQGLKAGNKKQKYERISEKKVSTSIESLCRGYPSEFASYFHYCRSLRFDDKPDYAYLKRLFRDLFIREGFQFDYVFDWTILKYQQSQISAPPPRPHGAGVGPSSGLPPAIASAERPSGGEEVRPSGWLLGNPRRSSGHIFNSGSSAKQKAPVSSDPAISKDVVVST
- the LOC106405669 gene encoding uncharacterized protein LOC106405669, whose translation is MFRSKSCREEITGRRSSITNKYHCLTSNGEAAPSPTNQLPPVMMRSYSASTYSPYKNPTTVRDRDSPNSKSKRRASKAKKGYKGLCEAEIQRKKRVAGYNVYGVEGKVKGSMKKSFKWFKETCSNAVYGLW